In Humulus lupulus chromosome 6, drHumLupu1.1, whole genome shotgun sequence, a single genomic region encodes these proteins:
- the LOC133783029 gene encoding protein FLX-like 4 has protein sequence MAERRRNSKTSEGHSIKASGMIRHGTFSGSGPAAGKGILETIHRAELLETKIAAQAAEIKQLAGDNQRLASTHVAMREELVTAEHEIQRLKMHMRNLQTESDVQLRVLIDRIKRMEADIRAGESVRNDLQQACKEAQSLVTARRELNLRIQEATQELQKVHSEIKSLPDLHAELDSLRKEHQRLRDTFEYEKGLNINEVEELRAMENNLISMAREVEKLRIQVSNAEKRAQATKSSSTTPNPSSTAPNSYTGGYLNHELPYQPPMEGSAPYYDSHARSNVQMGVWPPGEGMIPQESNRVMAAAGAAFPDARVATAPSTGVDAAANLGVAAVPTGRGSVTPTSADAAVSTSRGAITSNRADAAVPAANRGASGSTSP, from the exons ATGGCGGAAAGAAGGAGAAATTCAAAAACTTCAGAGGGGCATTCTATCAAAGCTTCAGGGATGATCCGGCATGGTACATTTTCGGGGTCAGGTCCTGCTGCTGGCAAGGGAATCTTAGAAACAATACATCGTGCGGAACTACTAGAGACTAAAATTGCAGCTCAGGCTGCTGAGATAAAACAACTTGCAGGGGACAATCAAAGATTGGCTTCTACTCATGTTGCTATGAGGGAAGAGCTTGTAACTGCTGAGCATGAAATACAAAGACTCAAAATGCACATGAGAAATCTCCAGACTGAAAGCGATGTTCAGCTCCGAGTTTTGATTGATAGGATTAAAAGAATGGAAGCTGATATTAGAGCTGGAGAAAGTGTTAGGAATGATCTGCAACAGGCTTGTAAGGAAGCACAGAGCTTGGTCACTGCACGGCGAGAGCTAAATCTTCGAATTCAAGAGGCCACTCAGGAATTGCAGAAAGTCCATAGTGAGATTAAGAGTCTACCAGATTTGCATGCTGAACTTGACAGTTTGCGAAAAGAGCACCAGAGGTTGCG TGACACATTTGAGTATGAAAAGGGGTTAAACATCAATGAAGTTGAAGAACTGCGAGCAATGGAGAATAATCTTATTTCGATGGCTAGAGAAGTGGAGAAGTTGCGCATTCAAGTCTCTAATGCAGAGAAGAGAGCCCAGG CAACAAAATCATCTAGTACAACACCAAATCCATCTAGTACGGCACCAAATTCATATACTGGTGGATACCTGAATCACGAGCTTCCATACCAGCCCCCAATGGAAGGCTCTGCTCCCTATTATGATTCTCATGCTCGATCTAACGTTCAGATGGGTGTTTGGCCACCAGGAGAGGGAATGATTCCGCAAGAAAGTAACAGAGTCATGGCTGCTGCTGGTGCAGCTTTCCCTGATGCAAGGGTTGCGACTGCTCCTTCAACCGGAGTTGATGCTGCCGCTAACTTGGGGGTTGCTGCTGTCCCTACTGGCAGAGGTTCTGTCACGCCTACAAGTGCAGATGCTGCTGTCTCTACCAGCAGAGGTGCTATCACTTCTAATAGAGCAGATGCTGCTGTCCCTGCTGCCAATAGGGGTGCTTCTGGCTCTACTAGTCCTTGA